From a single Entelurus aequoreus isolate RoL-2023_Sb linkage group LG12, RoL_Eaeq_v1.1, whole genome shotgun sequence genomic region:
- the znf219 gene encoding zinc finger protein 219, producing the protein MTCRVINLLAASRVIEGGVVPSTVQTLDNGITPHTLLRMDSPPDCILSLSCEQPLSPPTLEPSPKGLQSPHPSPQSPDTVPYSPLSPLVIPAAAHHPQENDELEEQDGDAPPSPTPAVALFLGEAGHSPFLDSSPPATPSAPLLGFGALELALSSGQSGTCNDELDLQLFQKNAITRAAPGVGGSSSVPSLKFPCHVCGKRFRFQSILSLHARAHSLDRHRRASPHYSSMLPSAPLKQHLKVQQCKKNITPNHRKDSNQCMLTANVIHQPEEEEVDGEVKGLEEDLQFEQNQPFLLDDSTDPPSVTTSTPAAPTFRCHACKGKFRTNSELARHVRILHNPYKCTMCPFSASQEASLASHLQECHLSSEGPALPPAFSNGRPVSAPSETLSAQTSASTQVTSPAKVSGSSSLPAFRCETCGQRFTQSWFLKGHMRKHKDSLDHKCQVCGRGFKEPWFLKNHMKVHLNKLGLKAGLGNIDQQSKSSASNPSLNALYSSLLLAQQGRGRAGQGRPDKETRGKMCSSKSAILGYLGLPGDGSGASCMERLQAVAQVAEMGNSVGDISSEGRETGGNRGISDATVSEGREQAAWWQLVARSLAVAQHHQHQRVNQRNKSMTAESDPVRTYVDTVDPREASGAAEGSWECPDCGKVFHSLQQVVVHARVHTQKAQREGDVQSSGSSRGRGGPGEVRQDPQLLSSGDGRQESKGASAGFPSVMPALKGENGAATFLASLPTRERVRGRGIKDCPYCGKAFRSSHHLKVHLRVHTGERPYKCPHCDYAGTQSGSLKYHLQRHHREQRSMSAGSSSTAAINGLPSAKQRRSQLNHSPSGGAPADSPTLRPTQQSWLLGIPDQQDHRKALAALRDVDLETQYRYLSGVMGALYQGGMEGAWIRESPPPKAQKISRRKPLTTNRMVQPSSDKQASSSQGGFEPLDLSRRPSPSLGGVEEEGVFQEESCGDRVTLNQCSECPFRTSSSELMNMHLQVNHTSKSRRKRGSVSSFDDDGTSKVIKSRPYPTELDSLRIWRHGEGSSTQTRTPNELAPDDYNDDDDCQESNWALVPQTLSDSRVLQEEGEVEEEGSSLEDSPRQD; encoded by the exons AGGATGGATTCCCCGCCAGATTGCATCTTGTCCCTTTCCTGTGAGCAACCCCTGTCTCCTCCCACACTAGAGCCTAGCCCCAAGGGGCTCCAAAGCCCACATCCGTCTCCTCAAAGTCCAGATACAGTGCCGTACTCCCCTCTCTCTCCGTTGGTCATTCCTGCGGCGGCTCACCACCCCCAAGAGAATGATGAGTTAGAAGAGCAGGATGGTGACGCACCGCCATCGCCCACTCCGGCCGTGGCATTATTTCTAGGAGAAGCAGGACACAGTCCATTTTTGGACTCCTCTCCGCCAGCCACACCGTCAGCACCACTCCTCGGGTTCGGAGCCTTAGAGTTGGCTTTGTCTTCAGGCCAGAGCGGAACCTGCAATGATGAACTGGACCTTCAGCTTTTCCAGAAGAATGCCATCACCAGGGCAGCACCCGGAGTTGGAGGTTCCTCATCTGTACCTTCGCTCAAGTTCCCTTGTCACGTGTGTGGGAAAAGATTCCGATTCCAAAGCATTTTGTCTCTACACGCCCGAGCTCACAGCCTGGACAGGCATCGTCGGGCCTCGCCACATTATAGCAGCATGCTCCCCTCAGCGCCCCTAAAACAGCACCTAAAGGTCCAACAGTGCAAAAAAAACATAACCCCGAATCACAGAAAAGACTCCAACCAGTGCATGCTGACTGCGAATGTCATTCATCAGCCAGAGGAAGAGGAGGTTGATGGCGAAGTCAAAGGATTGGAAGAGGACCTTCAATTTGAACAAAATCAACCCTTCCTGCTGGATGACAGCACAGACCCTCCTTCTGTGACCACATCGACTCCAGCAGCACCTACGTTCCGTTGCCATGCCTGCAAAGGAAAATTCAGGACGAATTCAGAGTTGGCACGCCATGTAAGGATTCTCCACAATCCCTACAAATGCACGATGTGTCCTTTCTCCGCCAGTCAGGAAGCTTCCCTCGCATCCCACCTGCAAGAGTGCCACCTTTCCTCTGAAGGACCTGCTCTGCCGCCAGCATTTTCCAACGGCAGGCCTGTCAGTGCACCCTCAGAGACTCTTTCAGCCCAAACCTCGGCTTCGACTCAGGTGACATCACCTGCTAAAGTGTCAGGATCATCCTCACTGCCTGCATTCCGTTGTGAAACTTGTGGACAAAGGTTCACCCAGTCTTGGTTTCTTAAGGGACACATGCGGAAGCACAAGGACTCCTTGGACCATAAGTGCCAGGTTTGTGGCCGTGGCTTCAAGGAGCCATGGTTCCTGAAGAATCACATGAAAGTACACCTCAACAAGCTCGGTCTCAAAGCTGGCTTGGGAAACATTGACCAACAGTCTAAAAGCTCTGCCAGTAATCCGTCCCTGAATGCCCTCTACTCCAGCCTCCTTTTGGCTCAGCAAGGGCGTGGCAGGGCTGGCCAAGGTAGACCAGATAAGGAGACCAGAGGCAAAATGTGTTCAAGCAAGTCAGCCATTTTGGGCTACCTCGGCCTTCCTGGAGACGGCAGCGGAGCCAGCTGCATGGAGAGACTCCAGGCTGTCGCCCAAGTTGCAGAGATGGGAAACAGTGTTGGTGATATCAGCTCAGAAGGAAGAGAGACAGGAGGAAATAGAGGCATAAGTGATGCCACAGTATCTGAAGGAAGGGAGCAGGCCGCCTGGTGGCAACTAGTGGCTCGCAGCCTGGCTGTGGCGCAGCACCACCAGCATCAACGAGTCAATCAGAGAAACAAGTCAATGACAGCAGAAAGTGACCCAGTCAGAACCTATGTTGACACTGTGGATCCCAGAGAAGCGTCTGGAGCAGCAGAGGGCTCATGGGAATGCCCCGACTGCGGAAAGGTCTTCCACAGCCTACAGCAGGTTGTCGTCCATGCTCGTGTTCATACTCAGAAAGCCCAGAGAGAAGGTGATGTGCAGAGCAGTGGCAGCTCCAGAGGTAGAGGAGGCCCTGGTGAAGTGCGGCAGGATCCTCAACTTCTCAGCAGTGGAGACGGGAGGCAAGAATCCAAGGGAGCATCTGCGGGTTTTCCTTCAGTCATGCCAGCCTTGAAAG GAGAGAACGGCGCGGCAACCTTCCTTGCATCGCTTCCCACCAGAGAGCGTGTGCGAGGCAGAGGGATTAAAGATTGCCCCTACTGCGGTAAAGCCTTCCGCTCATCCCATCACCTCAAAGTGCACCTGAGAGTTCACACAG GTGAGAGACCCTACAAATGCCCCCACTGCGACTACGCTGGTACCCAGTCTGGCTCGCTCAAGTATCACCTTCAGCGGCACCACAGGGAGCAGCGTAGCATGTCGGCAGGCTCCTCCAGTACTGCCGCCATCAACGGTCTGCCCTCTGCTAAGCAGCGCCGCTCTCAACTCAATCACAGCCCCTCTGGCGGCGCTCCAGCTGACAGTCCTACCTTGAGGCCGACCCAACAGTCTTGGCTGCTCGGTATTCCAGACCAGCAGGACCACCGTAAGGCCTTGGCAGCTCTAAGGGATGTCGACCTGGAGACGCAGTACCGCTATCTGTCAGGAGTGATGGGGGCGCTTTACCAAGGTGGTATGGAAGGAGCTTGGATCAGGGAGTCCCCTCCTCCAAAAGCCCAGAAGATATCCCGCAGGAAGCCCCTTACCACCAACCGTATGGTGCAACCATCCAGCGACAAACAAGCATCTTCAAGTCAAGGTGGTTTTGAACCTCTAGATCTGTCCCGCCGTCCCTCACCAAGCCTCGGAGGGGTGGAAGAAGAGGGAGTCTTTCAAGAGGAAAGCTGTGGTGACCGCGTTACACTAAACCAGTGTTCCGAATGTCCATTTCGGACATCCTCCTCTGAGCTCATGAATATGCACCTGCAGGTCAACCACACCAGTAAATCCAGACGCAAGAGAGGCTCTGTATCCTCCTTCGACGATGATGGCACTTCTAAAGTGATCAAATCCCGCCCCTATCCCACTGAGCTCGACTCCCTTAGGATTTGGAGACATGGGGAAGGGTCCTCTACCCAGACCAGAACCCCCAATGAGCTCGCTCCTGatgattataatgatgatgatgattgccAAGAGTCCAATTGGGCTTTGGTACCCCAAACTTTGAGTGACAGTCGAGTCCTCCAAGAGGAAGGGGAGGTGGAGGAAGAGGGTAGCAGTCTAGAGGATTCCCCAAGACAGGATTAG